A part of Rhinolophus ferrumequinum isolate MPI-CBG mRhiFer1 chromosome 11, mRhiFer1_v1.p, whole genome shotgun sequence genomic DNA contains:
- the GANAB gene encoding neutral alpha-glucosidase AB isoform X1, with translation MTRIRIDELEPRRPRYRVPDVLVADPPTARLSVSGHDDNSVELTVAEGPYKIILTARPFRLDLLEDRSLLLSVNARGLLALEHQRAPRVSQGSKDPAEGDGAQPKEAPGDGDKPEETQGKEEKDEPGAWEETFKTHSDSKPYGPMSVGLDFSLPGMEHVYGIPEHADSLRLKVTEGGEPYRLYNLDVFQYELYNPMALYGSVPVLLAHSPHRDLGIFWLNAAETWVDISSNTAGKTLFGKMLDYLQGSGETPQTDVRWMSESGIIDVFLLLGPSVSDVFRQYASLTGTQALPPLFSLGYHQSRWNYRDEADVLEVNQGFDDHNLPCDVIWLDIEHADGKRYFTWDPSRFPQPLTMLEHLASKRRKLVTIVDPHIKVDSSYRIHEELQNQGLYVKTRDGSDYEGWCWPGAAGYPDFTNPATRAWWANMFNFDNYEGSAPNLYVWNDMNEPSVFNGPEVTMLKDAQHYGGWEHRDVHNIYGFYVHMATANGLVLRSGGVERPFVLSRAFFAGSQRFGAVWTGDNTAEWDHLKISIPMCLSLGLVGLSFCGADVGGFFKNPDPELLVRWYQMGAYQPFFRAHAHLDTGRREPWLLPSQYHDIIRDALGQRYSLLPFWYTLFYQAHREGIPVMRPLWVHYPQDVTTFSIDDQFLLGDALLVHPVSDSGAHGVQVYLPGQGEVWYDVQSYQKHHGPQTLYLPVTLSSIPVFQRGGTIVPRWMRVRRSSDCMKDDPITLFVALSPQGTAHGELFLDDGHTFNYQTHHEFLLRRFSFSGNTLVSSSADPKGHFETPIWIERVVIIGAGKPAAVVLQTDAGSPESRLSFQHDPETSVLVLRKPGVNVASDWSIHLR, from the exons ACTTTCTGTCTCTGGCCATGACGACAACAGTGTGGAGCTAACCGTGGCTGAAGGACCCTATAAAATCATCTTGACAGCACGGCCATTCCGCCTTGACCTGCTCGAAGACCGCAGCCTTCTGCTCAGTGTCAATGCCCGAGGACTCTTAGCTCTTGAGCACCAGAGGGCCCCCAGGGTCTC GCAAGGATCAAAAGACCCAGCTGAGGGCGATGGGGCCCAGCCCAAGGAAGCTCCTGGGGATGGTGACAAG CCAGAAGAGAcccaggggaaggaagagaaagatgagcCAGGAGCCTGGGAGGAGACATTCAAAACTCACTCTGACAGCAAGCCATATG GCCCCATGTCTGTGGGTTTGGACTTCTCTCTGCCAGGCATGGAGCATGTGTATGGGATCCCTGAGCATGCAGACAGCCTGAGGCTGAAGGTCACCGA GGGTGGAGAGCCATATCGCCTCTACAATTTGGATGTGTTCCAGTACGAGCTGTACAACCCCATGGCCCTGTACGGCTCTGTGCCTGTGCTCCTGGCACATAGTCCTCATCGGGACCTGGGCATATTCTGGCTCAATGCTGCAGAGACTTGGGTTGACATATCCTCCAACACGGCGGGGAAG ACCCTGTTTGGGAAGATGCTCGACTACCTGCAGGGTTCTGGGGAGACCCCACAGACAGATGTCCGTTGGATGTCGGAGAGCGGCATCATTGACGTCTTCCTGCTGCTTGGGCCCTCTGTCTCGGATGTCTTCCGGCAGTATGCCAGTCTCACAG GGACCCAGGCATTGCCCCCGCTCTTCTCCCTCGGCTACCACCAGAGCCGCTGGAACTACCGGGATGAGGCCGATGTGCTGGAAGTCAATCAGGGCTTTGATGATCACAACCTGCCCTGTGATGTCATCTGGCTGGACATTGAGCATGCTGATGGCAAGCGGTACTTCACCTGGGACCCCAGCCGtttcccccagcccctcaccatGCTTGAGCACTTGGCCTCCAAGAGGCGGAAG CTGGTCACCATTGTGGATCCCCACATCAAGGTGGACTCTAGCTACCGCATACATGAAGAGTTGCAGAACCAGGGTCTGTATGTTAAAACTCGGGATGGCTCTGACTACGAGGGCTGGTGCTGGCCAG GCGCAGCTGGTTACCCTGACTTCACCAATCCCGCAACGAGGGCCTGGTGGGCTAACATGTTCAACTTTGACAATTACGAG GGCTCAGCTCCCAACCTCTATGTCTGGAATGACATGAATGAACCATCTGTGTTCAATGGTCCTGAGGTCACCATGCTCAAGGACGCCCAGCATTACGGGGGCTGGGAGCACCGAGACGTGCATAACATTTATGGCTTCTACGTG CACATGGCGACTGCAAATGGGCTGGTGCTGCGCTCCGGGGGTGTGGAACGCCCCTTTGTCCTGAGCAGGGCTTTCTTTGCTGGCTCCCAGCGCTTTG GAGCTGTGTGGACAGGGGACAACACTGCCGAATGGGACCATCTGAAGATCTCTATCCCTATGTGTCTCAGCTTGGGGCTGGTGGGACTTTCCTTCTGTGGGG CGGACGTGGGCGGCTTCTTCAAGAATCCAGATCCAGAACTGCTTGTGCGCTGGTACCAAATGGGTGCCTATCAGCCATTCTTCCGGGCACATGCCCACTTGGACACGGGGCGGCGAGAGCCGTGGCTGTTACCATCTCAGTACCACGACATAATCCGAGATGCCTTGGGCCAACGATATTCCTTGCTGCCTTTCTGGTACACCCTCTTCTATCAGGCCCATCGTGAAGGGATTCCTGTCATGAG GCCCCTGTGGGTGCATTATCCTCAGGATGTGACCACCTTCAGTATAGATGATCAGTTCCTGCTTG GGGATGCGTTGCTGGTTCACCCTGTTTCAGACTCAGGGGCTCACGGTGTGCAGGTCTATCTGCCTGGCCAAGGGGAG GTGTGGTATGACGTTCAGAGTTACCAGAAGCATCATGGTCCCCAGACCCTGTACCTGCCTGTAACTCTGAGCAGT ATCCCTGTGTTCCAGCGTGGAGGGACTATCGTACCTCGATGGATGCGAGTGCGGCGTTCTTCAGACTGTATGAAGGATGATCCCATCACTCTTTTTGTTGCACTCAGCCCCCAG ggTACAGCCCACGGAGAGCTCTTTCTAGATGATGGGCACACGTTCAACTATCAGACTCACCATGAGTTCCTACTGCGTCGATTCTCATTCTCTGGCAACACCCTTGTGTCCAG CTCAGCAGACCCCAAAGGCCACTTTGAGACACCAATCTGGATTGAGCGGGTGGTGATAATAGGGGCTGGAAAGCCAGCTGCCGTGGTACTCCAGACAGACG CAGGATCTCCTGAAAGCCGCCTGTCCTTCCAGCATGACCCTGAGACCTCTGTGTTGGTCCTGCGCAAGCCTGGCGTCAACGTGGCATCCGACTGGAGTATTCACCTGCGATAA